The region CGTTGGATCGTTTTGATGTTGCTAACATGGAAATCTCCTTGGGTATGAATATACAGATATTCAATATATTTTTATAATTTTGAGATAAAAATTATCATCTATGACTCGGTAAAAAGCCATAGACTTAAGTAATATAAAGGCGGACTAAACGACCGTACCCCGATTGATGGAGTATTGCTCGTAGAGTTTGTCCACAATGATGGTTTGTAATATCTCCACGACACGATAGACCTCTTCATAGGTGTTATAAAGAGCGATAGGCGCTAGGCGAATAACATTGGGCTCTCGGAAGTCTGGAATCACGTGAAGATCGCGTAAGGCGATACTAATGCGATAGGCTTCTTCATGCTCTAAAGAGACATGTCCGCCTCTAAATTGATCCTCACGCGGGTTACCTACGGTATAGCCAAAGGGCTTGAGTTTATGATCGATAAGATACATGAGGTAGGCGGTAATATGGAGTGATTTTTGCCGAATCTGATGAATTCCTGCCTCTTCAAAGATCTGCAGTGCGCCTAAGAGCGGGGTCAGCGAGAAGATGTTGGGGGTACCAATTAGCCAGCCGTTGGCATCGATATCTTGATCGAAGGTGTGATTGAGTTGGAACTGGGTGGCATCTTTGTTGCCAAACCAGCCCCGTAGCCCGGCTTTTTTGCCAAAGTGTTTTTTATTGATATAGAGACCACCTGAGGCACCTGGTCCACCATTAATGTACTTATAGTTGCACCAGACGGCAAAATCAGCATCGATAGCTTTGAAGTCGTGGGGGATAGCTCCCATTGAGTGCGCTAAATCCCAGCCGACGAGAATACCTCGTTGATGTGCAGTCTCGGTAATCGTTTGCATATCCAAAAGTTGGGCGCTACGGTAGAGAACTGATGGAAGCCAGACAATAGCCACGTCCTCGCGCATGGCATCAATGATATCTTGGGTTGCGATGGTTCGGCTATCGCGACTTTTCACGGTAATGAGCGCATCTTTTGGATCTAAATTTTTCAACTCAATGAGACTTTGCACGGCATAAATATCGCTGGCAAAGTTAAGTTCATCGACGACAATTTTATAGCGCTCTTTCGTTGGGTGATAAAACGTGGCCAATACTTGGTGAATGTTTGCGGTAATGGTGCCCGTGGCAATGATTTCCTGCGCATCAGCATTTAACAGAGGGGCGGTCTTTTTGGCGATAAGACGGGATATATTGAAGTATAAGCCATCTTTAGTGTTCCAAATTTTAATGCCTTCCTTTTTCCAATCCTCCAAACTGGTCAGTAAGCTCTCTTGGGCATCTTTGGAGGCCATGCCTAGGGAATTCCCGTCCATGTAGATCTCATTCTCTACTTTAAAAAAGCGCTTTTGGAATGGGGCTAAGGGATCTTGTTGATCTAAGTTTTTGGCAAATGACACATCGTCTTTAAATTGATACATTGTGCTTTTCTCCTTTTTATTTTATGGGATAAATATCCCAGAGCATACCTACTGTCCCTTTTTGGATTGCATAACGTTGTAGATGATCATCCCCATGAGTCCGATGATAGCCACGCCTGCTAGCAAGGTAAATCCCCTAGACCAGCTAGTGGAGAGGATCACTTTGATGGTTAGGGGGGATCCAACGACAATCATAAAATAATACATTGTATTGACCAGTGAGATATGATAGCCTGTAACTTCTGGTTTTTTCGAGAGGGCGGAGGCTAAGATCATCACCGCAGTGTAAGAGAAAGAGATCCCAAAAGAGATAGTAAACCACCAACCAATATAAATGCTGGTGGAGAGATGCGCGTCTGTTATCCAGCTGTAAAGAGGCACGGCAATCAAGACGCTTATGAGCATTAAGATGAATCCTAACGCTCCAATGATGACAGGTTTTTTGCTCTTTTCAATGATGATACCGGCAAGTACCCCAGAAATAATGCCCGAAAGACCAAAGGTGCTGGCGTAAGCATTGGCGAGATGGTCGGGCAGTAGGTAGAGATCTTTCATCATAAAAGGCCCGATTTGGATCATGGTGAAGAGAATAAAGGTCATCGCCCCATGGCTTAGTGTTAAGATCCAAATTTTTTTATCACTTAGCGCCTGCGTAAGAAAATTTTCAGGCTTATGCTTGGTATTTTTTTCTGTCCCAATCGGTTCTAACACAAAGATAAAGAGTACCATAGTTAGTAGCGAGAGCACGGTTAGATAGATCCAGATACTACGAAAACCCGTTAGCGGAATGAGTGTCGTACTAATATTAAAGATGATCAACTGGGCTAGGGCGGAGAATGTGCCAAAAAAGCCTAATGCCGTGCCACTGCCTTTGTCGGCAAACCAATGACGAATATATACCATCGCCACCATGAGATACATGGCAAACGAGATGCCTTCAACTGCGCGTGAGAGGAGAAGAAGTGGATAGTTACTAATGAAAACATATCCTAAGAGATTGCCTAACGCGAGCACGGCCATTAATAAGACAATTAAACGTTTGGCGCCAATTTTTGCCATCAACATTCCACCTGGGATGGCCAGAAAAATTCCTGATATCGAAAAAATAGAGGATAGCAGTTGGATATCGCCTTTATCGACACCTAAAGAGTTACTGAGTGCATCCAGAACTAGGGTGGGCGCAATTTTGAGTTGACTCATAGAGATGACAAAGGCTCCAAAGTAAATGAACGAAAATTTTAGCCATCGTTGATACATAAACGCCTCGCTTGAAAAATAGTTTATAGTGTAAAAGGAGCGACCGAATAAATACGAAGTAATCATTCAATATCTTCAGTATAGCATCACTGAATTTATATTGTCAAGCTGTTTTTATGCAACGACAGTTCAATATCTAATGTGGCTACCTGATAGGGTAAAAATCCGCAAAGAAAAAAGTAGACAGTAAGTGAGGAGTCGTGATATGATGAAATGTGTTAGATAGAAATGTTACCTGTTAA is a window of Entomospira culicis DNA encoding:
- a CDS encoding MFS transporter, with amino-acid sequence MITSYLFGRSFYTINYFSSEAFMYQRWLKFSFIYFGAFVISMSQLKIAPTLVLDALSNSLGVDKGDIQLLSSIFSISGIFLAIPGGMLMAKIGAKRLIVLLMAVLALGNLLGYVFISNYPLLLLSRAVEGISFAMYLMVAMVYIRHWFADKGSGTALGFFGTFSALAQLIIFNISTTLIPLTGFRSIWIYLTVLSLLTMVLFIFVLEPIGTEKNTKHKPENFLTQALSDKKIWILTLSHGAMTFILFTMIQIGPFMMKDLYLLPDHLANAYASTFGLSGIISGVLAGIIIEKSKKPVIIGALGFILMLISVLIAVPLYSWITDAHLSTSIYIGWWFTISFGISFSYTAVMILASALSKKPEVTGYHISLVNTMYYFMIVVGSPLTIKVILSTSWSRGFTLLAGVAIIGLMGMIIYNVMQSKKGQ
- the kynU gene encoding kynureninase, with protein sequence MYQFKDDVSFAKNLDQQDPLAPFQKRFFKVENEIYMDGNSLGMASKDAQESLLTSLEDWKKEGIKIWNTKDGLYFNISRLIAKKTAPLLNADAQEIIATGTITANIHQVLATFYHPTKERYKIVVDELNFASDIYAVQSLIELKNLDPKDALITVKSRDSRTIATQDIIDAMREDVAIVWLPSVLYRSAQLLDMQTITETAHQRGILVGWDLAHSMGAIPHDFKAIDADFAVWCNYKYINGGPGASGGLYINKKHFGKKAGLRGWFGNKDATQFQLNHTFDQDIDANGWLIGTPNIFSLTPLLGALQIFEEAGIHQIRQKSLHITAYLMYLIDHKLKPFGYTVGNPREDQFRGGHVSLEHEEAYRISIALRDLHVIPDFREPNVIRLAPIALYNTYEEVYRVVEILQTIIVDKLYEQYSINRGTVV